The following are encoded in a window of Saccharothrix longispora genomic DNA:
- a CDS encoding PP2C family protein-serine/threonine phosphatase gives MRPGDVLAAAESASPVESVEVVARDLAKRFDAFDVSFLLVDLGDEELVRLTSTTRSPDGCGAGSVVLRDSVYEEVLRTQRPRQERDGDGVRVVLPVTNRGDCVGVLEVTVPSLDGEMLAQLGEAAHALAYVIVTDRRFTDLYHSGRRTTTMSLAAEIQHQLLPSASCCEAGQFTVAGALVPADDIAGDTYDYSLDRDVLHLSMTDAVGHDVASALTATLLVGALRGARRAGHGLAEQAERANQALLDHGGGSLATGLLLRADLSGRGVELVNAGHPPPLLLRDGVVEEVELKVDLLFGVTPYRYRVQRLDLRPGDRLVLLTDGMFERDAAGVDLPALIRATEGLHSREVVREVTRAVRHVCRGHLQDDATVLCLDWHGTGRTERRADNGADTGTASPA, from the coding sequence GTGCGACCGGGTGATGTGCTGGCGGCGGCCGAGAGCGCGTCGCCCGTGGAGTCGGTCGAGGTCGTCGCGCGTGACCTGGCGAAGCGGTTCGACGCCTTCGACGTGTCGTTCCTGCTGGTCGACCTGGGCGACGAGGAGCTGGTGCGGCTGACCTCGACCACGCGGAGCCCCGACGGGTGTGGCGCGGGGAGCGTCGTCCTGCGGGACAGCGTCTACGAGGAGGTGCTGCGCACCCAGCGGCCGCGGCAGGAGCGGGACGGCGACGGGGTGCGGGTGGTGCTGCCGGTGACCAACCGCGGCGACTGCGTCGGCGTGCTGGAGGTGACCGTGCCCTCCCTGGACGGGGAGATGCTGGCGCAGCTGGGGGAGGCCGCGCACGCGCTGGCCTACGTCATCGTCACCGACCGCCGCTTCACCGACCTGTACCACTCCGGCCGGCGCACGACCACGATGAGCCTGGCCGCCGAGATCCAGCACCAGCTGCTGCCCTCCGCCTCGTGCTGCGAAGCGGGCCAGTTCACCGTCGCAGGCGCCCTGGTGCCCGCCGACGACATCGCCGGCGACACCTACGACTACTCCCTGGACCGCGACGTCCTGCATCTGTCGATGACCGACGCCGTCGGCCACGACGTGGCCTCGGCGTTGACCGCGACCCTGCTGGTCGGTGCGCTGCGCGGGGCCCGCCGGGCCGGCCACGGCCTGGCGGAGCAGGCGGAGCGGGCCAACCAGGCGCTGCTGGACCACGGCGGGGGATCGCTGGCGACCGGGCTGCTGCTCCGCGCGGACCTGAGCGGGCGGGGCGTCGAGCTGGTCAACGCCGGCCACCCGCCGCCGCTGCTGCTGCGCGACGGCGTGGTGGAGGAGGTCGAGCTCAAGGTCGACCTGCTCTTCGGCGTCACCCCGTACCGGTACCGGGTGCAACGGCTCGACCTGCGTCCCGGCGACCGGCTGGTGCTGCTCACCGACGGCATGTTCGAACGCGACGCCGCCGGCGTCGACCTGCCCGCGCTGATCCGCGCCACCGAGGGGCTGCACTCCCGGGAGGTGGTGCGCGAGGTGACCCGGGCCGTGCGGCACGTCTGCCGCGGCCACCTCCAGGACGACGCCACCGTGCTCTGCCTGGACTGGCACGGAACCGGCCGCACCGAACGCCGGGCCGACAACGGCGCCGACACGGGCACCGCCTCACCCGCCTAG
- a CDS encoding SDR family NAD(P)-dependent oxidoreductase, translated as MVVADVGAVAGAAVVDGIGGLFVRCDVCDPDDSRVEAAVADFGGLDIACLNAGVVTGGGDFDVERYRQVVTTNLDGVVYGVRAVLPALRARGGGSVVAMAGTAGLVPMPFDPVHGATKAAVVNCVRSPARLHAHEGIRINALCPGFAETPVIDGFRGVIQDLALPILDVSEVVAAFESVVASTGTGECWYVQSGWSSEPLLFAAPPDPRAPVVAS; from the coding sequence GTGGTGGTGGCCGATGTGGGCGCGGTGGCCGGTGCGGCCGTCGTGGACGGGATCGGCGGTCTGTTCGTCCGGTGCGACGTGTGCGACCCCGACGACAGCAGGGTCGAGGCCGCCGTGGCGGACTTCGGCGGGCTGGACATCGCCTGCCTGAACGCCGGCGTCGTCACCGGCGGCGGCGACTTCGACGTGGAGCGCTACCGGCAGGTCGTGACCACCAACCTGGACGGCGTCGTCTACGGCGTGCGGGCGGTCCTGCCCGCGCTGCGGGCGCGCGGCGGTGGCAGCGTCGTGGCGATGGCCGGCACGGCGGGCCTGGTCCCCATGCCCTTCGACCCGGTCCACGGCGCCACCAAGGCGGCCGTGGTGAACTGCGTGCGGTCGCCGGCCCGGCTGCACGCCCACGAGGGCATCCGGATCAACGCCCTGTGCCCCGGCTTCGCCGAGACCCCGGTCATCGACGGTTTCCGCGGCGTGATCCAGGACCTGGCGCTGCCGATCCTGGACGTGTCCGAGGTGGTCGCCGCCTTCGAGTCCGTCGTGGCCTCGACCGGCACCGGCGAGTGCTGGTACGTCCAGTCCGGGTGGTCCAGCGAGCCGCTGCTCTTCGCCGCCCCGCCGGACCCCCGGGCACCGGTCGTCGCGAGCTGA
- a CDS encoding erythromycin esterase family protein → MTRYGDEVAALAAPLTGAGDFDVLLDRVGGARVVMLGEASHGTHEFYRWRAALTRRLIVEKGFSFVAVEGDWPDCDRVDRAVRCAPDAPDDPRDALAAFERWPTWMWANEEVVDFTRWLRAHNSGLDPRERVGFHGLDVYSLWESLREVLVHLREHDPAEVPTALAAYRCFEPYGESARDYAMATRLIPTGCEDEVVDLLVRLRERAAGGDGGGGDGGGAFRVWQNAEVVAGAERYYRAVLGGGRESWNIRDRHMDDTLARLLDHRGPGSKAVVWAHNTHVGDARATAMAAHGEVNIGRLARERHGEDQVVLVGFGSHRGTVVAGDSWGAPVRELPVPPARPGSLEDVLHAAAPGRALFVLPRDDRPDLLTDELGHRAIGVVYHPERDHRGNYVPTVLGDRYDAFLWFDETRALHPLRVRHVDALEPETYPTGA, encoded by the coding sequence ATGACGCGGTACGGGGACGAGGTCGCGGCGCTGGCGGCGCCGCTGACCGGCGCGGGCGACTTCGACGTGCTGCTCGACCGCGTGGGCGGGGCACGGGTGGTGATGCTGGGCGAGGCCAGCCACGGCACGCACGAGTTCTACCGGTGGCGGGCGGCGCTGACCCGCCGCCTGATCGTCGAGAAGGGCTTCTCGTTCGTCGCGGTGGAGGGCGACTGGCCCGACTGCGACCGGGTGGACCGCGCGGTGCGGTGCGCCCCCGACGCGCCCGACGACCCGCGTGACGCGCTGGCCGCGTTCGAGCGCTGGCCCACGTGGATGTGGGCCAACGAGGAGGTCGTCGACTTCACCCGGTGGCTGCGCGCCCACAACAGCGGGCTCGACCCGCGCGAACGGGTGGGCTTCCACGGCCTGGACGTGTACTCGCTGTGGGAGTCGCTGCGCGAGGTCCTGGTCCACCTGCGCGAGCACGACCCCGCCGAGGTGCCCACCGCGCTGGCCGCCTACCGCTGCTTCGAGCCCTACGGCGAGAGCGCCCGGGACTACGCCATGGCCACCCGTCTCATCCCGACCGGCTGCGAGGACGAGGTGGTCGACCTGCTGGTGCGACTGCGGGAGCGGGCCGCCGGCGGTGACGGCGGCGGCGGTGACGGCGGCGGGGCGTTCCGGGTGTGGCAGAACGCCGAGGTCGTCGCCGGGGCCGAGCGCTACTACCGGGCCGTGCTCGGCGGCGGGCGCGAGTCCTGGAACATCCGCGACCGGCACATGGACGACACCCTGGCGCGGCTCCTGGACCACCGCGGTCCCGGGTCGAAAGCCGTGGTGTGGGCGCACAACACCCACGTCGGCGACGCCCGGGCCACCGCCATGGCCGCGCACGGCGAGGTCAACATCGGCCGGCTCGCCCGCGAGCGCCACGGCGAGGACCAGGTGGTGCTGGTCGGGTTCGGCTCCCACCGCGGCACCGTGGTCGCCGGCGACTCGTGGGGCGCGCCGGTGCGCGAACTGCCGGTGCCGCCGGCCCGTCCCGGCTCGCTGGAGGACGTGCTGCACGCCGCCGCACCCGGACGGGCGCTGTTCGTCCTCCCCCGCGACGACCGGCCCGACCTGCTCACCGACGAACTCGGCCACCGCGCCATCGGCGTGGTCTACCACCCCGAGCGGGACCACCGGGGCAACTACGTCCCCACCGTCCTCGGCGACCGCTACGACGCCTTCCTCTGGTTCGACGAGACCCGCGCCCTGCACCCCCTGCGCGTCCGCCACGTCGACGCGCTCGAACCGGAGACCTACCCGACCGGCGCGTGA
- the fdh gene encoding formate dehydrogenase: MGPRQWLEGWPVFRQLTGGDPLGRGKAAQSPLSAGLTARTADADRVARSVCPYCAVGCGQRVHVADDRVIQIEGDPDSPVSRGRLCPKGSASTQLVTGPQRARKVLHRRPYATDWEELDLDTAMGMVVERVLDARAKGWQDVDEHGARVRRTLGFASLGGATLDNEENYLIKKLFTALGALQIENQARIUHSATVPGLGASFGRGGATDYQQDLVNSDVIVIMGSNMAEAHPVGFQWVMEAKERGAKVLHVDPRFTRTSAHADAHVPLRAGTDIAFLGGVINHVLSNGLDFREYLVPYTNASFLVGEDFRDTEDLDGLFSGYDPETASYDPRSWQYETVDEEESSEQHAGADEKEQSASYQHGSGGPKVEGGSGRIAADPTLEHPRCVYQVLKRHYARYTPEMVSRVCGVSEELFRTVCDAWTANSGRERTGALVYSVGWTQHSTGAQCIRAGAIIQLLLGNIGRPGGGVFALRGHASIQGSTDIPTLFNLLPGYLPMPTPEHTDLAAYVESVRADHQKGFWRNADAYAVSLLKEYWGDKATADNDYCFDHLPRITGDHGTYRTVMDMVDGKVSGYFLLGQNPAVGSAHGKLQRLGMANLDWLVVRDLTMIESASFWKDSPEVETGEIVPAECRTEVFFFPAASHVEKEGTFTQTQRMLQWREKAVEPEGDQRSELWFFYHLGRLLKERLAGSTDERDRPLLDLWWDYAVVGGEPQADDVLRRINGLDLTTGRPVNGYTELKADGSTAAGCWIYSGVYADGVNQAARRKPGREQNLYATEWGWAWPMNRRVLYNRASADPAGRPWSERKALVWWDAGRGEWTGYDVPDFERTKPPDYRPPRGAVGPEALHGDDPFIMQADGKGWLFAPSGLADGPLPSHYEPHESPVPNPVYRQQANPTRKVYGRADNPSNPSPPELHGEVFPFVLTTARLTEHHTAGGMSRTVPHLAELQPELFVEVSPQLARERGLEHLGWAHVVTSRAAVEARVVVTDRMPPLRVHDRRVHQVWLPYHWGATGLVTGDSANDLFGVVVDPNVFIQETKVATCDVRPGRRPRGPALLEYLAAYRRRAGITAETGTHVLTGGPGHTEGRTEEEP; encoded by the coding sequence GTGGGACCACGGCAGTGGCTGGAGGGGTGGCCGGTGTTCCGGCAGCTCACCGGGGGCGACCCGCTCGGCCGGGGCAAGGCGGCGCAGTCGCCGCTGTCCGCCGGGCTGACCGCGCGCACCGCCGACGCCGACCGCGTGGCCAGGTCCGTCTGCCCGTACTGCGCCGTGGGCTGCGGCCAGCGGGTCCACGTGGCCGACGACCGGGTGATCCAGATCGAGGGCGACCCGGACAGCCCCGTCTCGCGCGGGCGGTTGTGCCCGAAGGGATCGGCCAGCACGCAGCTGGTCACCGGGCCGCAGCGGGCGCGGAAGGTGCTCCACCGGCGGCCGTACGCGACCGACTGGGAGGAGCTGGACCTCGACACCGCCATGGGGATGGTGGTCGAACGGGTCCTCGACGCGCGCGCCAAGGGGTGGCAGGACGTCGACGAGCACGGCGCCCGCGTGCGCCGCACCCTCGGCTTCGCCAGCCTGGGCGGCGCGACGCTGGACAACGAGGAGAACTACCTCATCAAGAAGTTGTTCACCGCGCTCGGCGCGCTCCAGATCGAGAACCAGGCCCGTATTTGACACTCCGCCACGGTTCCCGGTCTGGGAGCCTCCTTCGGTCGCGGCGGCGCGACGGACTACCAGCAGGACCTGGTCAACTCCGACGTCATCGTCATCATGGGCTCCAACATGGCCGAGGCCCACCCGGTGGGCTTCCAGTGGGTCATGGAGGCCAAGGAGCGCGGGGCGAAGGTCCTGCACGTCGACCCGCGGTTCACCCGGACGAGCGCGCACGCGGACGCCCACGTGCCGTTGCGGGCGGGCACCGACATCGCGTTCCTCGGCGGGGTGATCAACCACGTCCTGTCCAACGGGCTGGACTTCCGCGAGTACCTGGTGCCCTACACGAACGCCTCGTTCCTGGTGGGCGAGGACTTCCGGGACACCGAGGACCTCGACGGGCTGTTCAGCGGCTACGACCCGGAGACCGCCTCGTACGACCCGCGGTCGTGGCAGTACGAGACCGTGGACGAGGAGGAGTCGTCCGAGCAGCACGCGGGGGCGGACGAGAAGGAGCAGTCCGCGTCGTACCAGCACGGCTCGGGCGGGCCGAAGGTCGAGGGCGGCAGCGGCCGGATCGCCGCCGACCCGACGCTGGAGCACCCCCGGTGCGTCTACCAGGTGCTCAAGCGGCACTACGCCCGCTACACACCGGAGATGGTCTCGCGCGTGTGCGGCGTGTCCGAGGAGCTGTTCCGGACCGTGTGCGACGCGTGGACGGCGAACTCCGGCCGCGAGCGCACCGGCGCGCTGGTCTACAGCGTCGGCTGGACCCAGCACAGCACGGGCGCGCAGTGCATCCGCGCGGGCGCGATCATCCAGCTGCTGCTGGGCAACATCGGCCGGCCCGGCGGCGGGGTGTTCGCGCTGCGCGGCCACGCCAGCATCCAGGGCTCCACGGACATCCCGACGCTGTTCAACCTGCTGCCCGGCTACCTGCCGATGCCCACGCCCGAGCACACCGACCTGGCCGCCTACGTGGAGAGCGTGCGCGCCGACCACCAGAAGGGCTTCTGGCGCAACGCCGACGCGTACGCCGTGTCACTGCTCAAGGAGTACTGGGGCGACAAGGCCACGGCGGACAACGACTACTGCTTCGACCACCTGCCGCGCATCACCGGCGACCACGGCACGTACCGCACGGTCATGGACATGGTCGACGGCAAGGTGTCCGGCTACTTCCTGCTGGGCCAGAACCCCGCGGTGGGCTCGGCGCACGGCAAGCTCCAGCGGCTCGGCATGGCGAACCTGGACTGGCTGGTCGTGCGCGACCTGACCATGATCGAGTCGGCGAGCTTCTGGAAGGACTCCCCCGAGGTTGAGACCGGCGAGATCGTGCCCGCCGAGTGCCGCACGGAGGTGTTCTTCTTCCCCGCCGCGTCGCACGTGGAGAAGGAGGGCACCTTCACCCAGACCCAGCGGATGCTCCAGTGGCGCGAGAAGGCCGTGGAGCCGGAGGGCGACCAGCGCTCCGAGCTGTGGTTCTTCTACCACTTGGGCCGCCTGCTGAAGGAACGGCTGGCGGGCTCGACCGACGAGCGCGACCGGCCGCTGCTCGACCTGTGGTGGGACTACGCCGTGGTGGGGGGCGAACCGCAGGCGGACGACGTGCTGCGGCGGATCAACGGCCTGGACCTGACCACCGGGCGCCCGGTGAACGGCTACACCGAGCTGAAGGCGGACGGCAGCACCGCCGCAGGCTGCTGGATTTACAGCGGCGTGTACGCCGACGGCGTCAACCAGGCCGCCCGCCGCAAACCCGGTCGTGAGCAGAACCTCTACGCCACCGAGTGGGGTTGGGCGTGGCCGATGAACCGCCGCGTGCTCTACAACCGGGCCTCCGCCGACCCGGCCGGCCGGCCGTGGAGCGAGCGCAAGGCGCTGGTCTGGTGGGACGCCGGGCGCGGCGAGTGGACCGGGTACGACGTGCCGGACTTCGAGCGCACCAAGCCGCCGGACTACCGGCCGCCGCGGGGCGCGGTGGGCCCGGAGGCGCTGCACGGCGACGACCCGTTCATCATGCAGGCGGACGGCAAGGGCTGGCTGTTCGCGCCGAGCGGGCTGGCCGACGGGCCGCTGCCCAGCCACTACGAGCCGCACGAGTCGCCGGTGCCCAACCCGGTCTACCGGCAGCAGGCCAACCCGACCCGCAAGGTGTACGGCCGGGCGGACAACCCGTCGAACCCGTCGCCGCCGGAGCTCCACGGCGAGGTGTTCCCGTTCGTGCTGACCACCGCGCGGCTCACCGAGCACCACACGGCGGGCGGCATGAGCCGGACCGTGCCGCACCTGGCCGAGCTGCAACCCGAGCTGTTCGTGGAGGTCTCGCCGCAACTGGCCCGGGAGCGCGGGCTGGAGCACCTGGGCTGGGCGCACGTGGTCACCAGCCGGGCCGCGGTGGAGGCGCGCGTGGTGGTCACCGACCGGATGCCGCCGCTGCGGGTGCACGACCGGCGGGTGCACCAGGTGTGGCTGCCCTACCACTGGGGTGCCACCGGCCTGGTCACCGGCGACTCGGCCAACGACCTGTTCGGGGTGGTGGTCGACCCGAACGTGTTCATCCAGGAGACGAAGGTCGCCACCTGCGACGTGCGGCCGGGTCGCCGCCCGCGCGGGCCGGCGCTGCTGGAGTACCTGGCGGCCTACCGGCGGCGCGCCGGGATCACCGCCGAGACCGGCACCCACGTGCTCACCGGGGGACCCGGGCACACCGAGGGGCGCACCGAGGAGGAGCCGTGA
- a CDS encoding 4Fe-4S dicluster domain-containing protein: MTDNSLYGPLHDVAGEAGHVDHPPRVGFFTDTSVCIGCKACEVACKEWNGVPASGFDLLGMSFDNTGHLGADAWRHVAFVEQQRPAPPKPGAEDLGMPSFDRPGTSTGPESRTDFRWLMASDVCKHCTHAGCLDVCPTGALFRTEFGTVVVQQDICNGCGYCVSGCPYGVIQRREGDGRAQKCTLCYDRLKVGEQPACAKACPTDSIQFGELDELRERAAARVETLRGRGEEGARLYGADPDDGVGGNGAFFLLLDEPEVYGLPPDPVVPTRDLPAMWKRAGLAAVAFAAAAVVAFAGGR; encoded by the coding sequence GTGACCGACAACAGCCTCTACGGGCCGCTGCACGACGTGGCGGGCGAAGCGGGGCACGTCGACCACCCGCCGCGCGTCGGGTTCTTCACCGACACGTCGGTGTGCATCGGCTGCAAGGCGTGCGAGGTGGCCTGCAAGGAGTGGAACGGGGTCCCGGCGTCGGGCTTCGACCTGCTGGGCATGTCGTTCGACAACACCGGGCACCTGGGCGCGGACGCGTGGCGGCACGTGGCGTTCGTCGAGCAGCAGCGGCCCGCGCCGCCGAAGCCGGGGGCGGAGGACCTGGGGATGCCGTCGTTCGACCGGCCGGGGACCTCGACCGGCCCGGAGTCCCGCACGGACTTCCGCTGGCTGATGGCGTCGGACGTGTGCAAGCACTGCACGCACGCCGGCTGCCTGGACGTGTGCCCGACCGGGGCGCTGTTCCGCACCGAGTTCGGCACGGTCGTGGTGCAGCAGGACATCTGCAACGGGTGCGGCTACTGCGTGTCCGGCTGCCCGTACGGCGTGATCCAGCGCCGCGAGGGCGACGGCCGGGCGCAGAAGTGCACCCTGTGCTACGACCGGCTCAAGGTGGGCGAGCAGCCGGCGTGCGCCAAGGCGTGCCCCACCGACTCCATCCAGTTCGGCGAGCTGGACGAGCTGCGCGAACGCGCCGCCGCGCGCGTGGAGACCCTGCGCGGGCGCGGCGAGGAGGGCGCCCGGCTCTACGGCGCGGACCCGGACGACGGGGTGGGCGGCAACGGGGCGTTCTTCCTGCTGCTCGACGAACCCGAGGTGTACGGCCTGCCGCCGGACCCGGTGGTGCCGACGCGCGACCTGCCCGCGATGTGGAAGCGGGCGGGGCTGGCGGCGGTCGCGTTCGCCGCCGCCGCGGTCGTCGCGTTCGCCGGGGGCCGGTGA
- the nrfD gene encoding NrfD/PsrC family molybdoenzyme membrane anchor subunit, whose translation MGRRRDDEVVPEAEFRSYHGRQVLQTPAWEWPVPAYLFAGGVSAGSTLLALGADLTGRPALRRAGRLGALVSLGAGTVFLVADLGRPERFLHMLRVAKPTSPMSVGTWALVAYGPGVAAAAAAEVLPGRWWWSRLLKRSARPAAASSAVFAPAIASYTAVLLSQTAVPAWHEAHPHLPFVFTGSAAAASGGLGMVFAPVGEAGPARAFAVLGGLGELAASRVMERRLGLVREAYTTGGAHRLRRWSEVLTAGGVLGAALGARRGRVVAVLSGLALLAGSALQRFGVFEAGVASTKDPKYVVVPQRERAERRERAGRGSPDDAGVVREAARQAE comes from the coding sequence ATGGGCCGCCGCCGTGACGACGAGGTGGTGCCGGAGGCCGAGTTCCGCTCGTACCACGGCCGCCAGGTGCTCCAGACGCCCGCGTGGGAGTGGCCGGTGCCCGCGTACCTGTTCGCGGGCGGGGTGTCGGCCGGGTCGACGCTGCTGGCGCTGGGCGCGGACCTGACCGGGCGGCCTGCGCTGCGGCGGGCCGGGCGGCTGGGCGCGCTGGTGTCGCTGGGCGCGGGCACGGTGTTCCTGGTGGCGGACCTGGGCAGGCCGGAGCGGTTCCTGCACATGCTGCGGGTGGCCAAGCCGACGTCGCCGATGAGCGTGGGCACGTGGGCGCTGGTCGCCTACGGCCCGGGCGTGGCCGCGGCGGCCGCGGCGGAGGTGCTCCCCGGCCGCTGGTGGTGGTCCCGGCTGCTGAAGCGGTCGGCGCGCCCCGCGGCGGCGTCCTCGGCGGTGTTCGCGCCCGCCATCGCCTCCTACACGGCGGTGCTGCTGTCGCAGACGGCCGTGCCCGCGTGGCACGAGGCGCACCCGCACCTGCCGTTCGTCTTCACCGGGTCCGCCGCGGCGGCCTCCGGCGGGCTGGGCATGGTGTTCGCGCCGGTGGGCGAGGCCGGTCCGGCGCGGGCGTTCGCCGTGCTCGGCGGCCTCGGGGAGCTGGCCGCGTCGCGGGTCATGGAGCGGCGGTTGGGCCTGGTGCGCGAGGCGTACACCACGGGCGGCGCGCACCGGTTGCGGCGCTGGTCGGAGGTGCTGACGGCGGGCGGCGTGCTCGGTGCGGCGCTGGGCGCGCGGCGCGGCCGGGTGGTGGCGGTGCTGTCCGGGCTGGCGCTGCTGGCGGGCAGCGCGTTGCAGCGGTTCGGGGTGTTCGAAGCCGGTGTGGCGTCCACGAAGGACCCGAAGTACGTCGTGGTGCCGCAACGGGAACGGGCCGAGCGGCGGGAACGGGCCGGGCGGGGATCACCGGACGACGCGGGTGTCGTCCGGGAGGCGGCGCGTCAGGCCGAGTGA
- the selB gene encoding selenocysteine-specific translation elongation factor, whose product MRVIATAGHVDHGKSTLIRLLTGMEPDRWAEERRRGLTIDLGFAWTTLPGGPVAFVDVPGHERFTTNMLAGVGPVPAAMLVVAADEGWMPQSAEHLAALDGLGVRHGLLVVTRADLADPGPALAEARGHLAGTSLHGVRSVAVSGRTGDGLDGLRAALDEVARALPEPDPAADVRLWVDRSFTVRGAGTVVTGTLGAGTVSVGDELELGGRRVPVRGLQSLGEPVERVGGVARVAVNLRGVERDQVGRGAALLTPGAWPAVRELDVRLSAPEVPARLVLHVGSAAVPAHVRPLGAGTARLVLARPLPLRAGDRGLLRDPGLHRISAGVLVLDVRPPALDRRGAARLRGLDLTGDVAASHLRHRGLVTARELRSLGFDDAGVPVGEWRADPDHWAGLVRRAPEVVAAWRAEQPLAAGVPADVLARRLDVPAELVAAVVDQAGLRLVDGRVPTAAALPAPVERAVAAVEADLARSPFAAPDANRLAGLGLGPRELAAAVRVGRLVRVADGVVLAPDAPRRAAAVLADLPAPFTAGQAKAALGTTRRVALPLLELLDSLGLTRRLPDDTRVVR is encoded by the coding sequence ATGCGGGTGATCGCCACCGCCGGGCACGTCGACCACGGCAAGTCCACGCTCATCCGGCTGCTGACCGGCATGGAGCCCGACCGGTGGGCCGAGGAGCGCCGTCGGGGCCTGACCATCGACCTCGGCTTCGCCTGGACCACCCTGCCGGGCGGGCCGGTCGCGTTCGTCGACGTGCCCGGTCACGAGCGGTTCACCACCAACATGCTCGCGGGCGTCGGACCGGTGCCCGCCGCGATGCTCGTGGTGGCCGCCGACGAGGGCTGGATGCCGCAGTCCGCCGAGCACCTCGCCGCCCTCGACGGCCTGGGCGTGCGGCACGGCCTGCTCGTCGTCACCCGCGCCGACCTGGCCGACCCCGGCCCCGCCCTCGCGGAGGCCCGCGGGCACCTGGCCGGCACGTCGCTGCACGGGGTGCGGTCGGTGGCGGTCAGCGGGCGCACCGGCGACGGCCTCGACGGACTGCGCGCCGCGCTGGACGAGGTGGCCCGCGCGCTGCCCGAACCCGACCCGGCGGCCGACGTGCGGCTGTGGGTGGACCGGTCGTTCACCGTGCGCGGCGCCGGCACCGTCGTCACCGGCACCCTCGGCGCGGGCACCGTCTCGGTCGGGGACGAACTGGAGCTGGGCGGGCGGCGCGTGCCGGTGCGCGGCCTCCAGTCGCTGGGCGAGCCGGTCGAGCGGGTGGGCGGCGTCGCCCGCGTCGCGGTGAACCTGCGCGGCGTGGAGCGCGACCAGGTGGGCCGCGGCGCCGCGCTGCTCACGCCCGGCGCGTGGCCGGCGGTGCGCGAGCTGGACGTGCGGCTGAGCGCGCCGGAGGTGCCCGCCCGGCTGGTGCTGCACGTGGGCTCGGCCGCCGTGCCCGCCCACGTGCGCCCCCTGGGCGCGGGCACCGCGCGGCTGGTCCTGGCCCGCCCGCTGCCGCTGCGCGCCGGTGACCGCGGCCTGCTGCGCGACCCCGGCCTGCACCGGATCTCGGCCGGTGTCCTGGTGCTCGACGTGCGCCCGCCCGCGCTGGACCGACGGGGCGCGGCACGGCTGCGCGGCCTGGACCTGACCGGCGACGTGGCCGCCTCCCACCTGCGCCACCGCGGCCTGGTGACCGCGCGGGAGCTGCGCTCGCTCGGGTTCGACGACGCGGGCGTGCCGGTGGGGGAATGGCGGGCCGACCCCGACCACTGGGCCGGGTTGGTGCGGCGCGCGCCCGAGGTGGTCGCCGCGTGGCGCGCGGAGCAGCCGCTGGCCGCCGGCGTGCCCGCCGACGTCCTGGCCCGCCGGCTCGACGTGCCCGCCGAACTCGTCGCGGCCGTGGTCGACCAGGCCGGGCTGCGCCTGGTGGACGGCCGGGTGCCCACCGCCGCCGCGCTGCCCGCGCCGGTGGAGCGGGCGGTGGCCGCGGTGGAGGCCGACCTGGCGCGCTCGCCGTTCGCCGCACCGGACGCGAACCGGCTCGCCGGGCTCGGGCTCGGTCCCCGGGAGCTGGCGGCGGCGGTGCGGGTGGGCAGGCTGGTGCGCGTCGCCGACGGCGTGGTGCTCGCCCCCGACGCGCCCCGGCGGGCCGCCGCCGTCCTCGCGGACCTGCCCGCGCCGTTCACCGCCGGTCAGGCCAAGGCCGCCCTGGGCACGACCCGCCGGGTGGCGTTGCCGCTGCTGGAGCTGCTCGACTCACTCGGCCTGACGCGCCGCCTCCCGGACGACACCCGCGTCGTCCGGTGA